The proteins below come from a single Tribolium castaneum strain GA2 chromosome 9, icTriCast1.1, whole genome shotgun sequence genomic window:
- the LOC662573 gene encoding ciliary microtubule associated protein 1A isoform X6, with protein MGGFTQRPWTPTKRRGPIAAEYNSPGPACVSLPSYIGKKTSESKSGRAPAFSFGARHNGKIDSIGPGPGQYNVTGLSAKGKDTPPAVSLHGRPKEAKPENFPAPGDYDPDKAEKVIHDNAPRYTFGLKTNVEKPLDTPAPNAYKPLRRSNAHRYSFGKRTPLHRLSDTPAPNVYNVPESEKKLHEHSPKYSFGLKTPIEKPSDTPAPNVYNVPTADKVLHENSPKYSFGCKVQLEKPSETPAPNVYNVPNADKVLHENSPRYSFGNKVQLEKPSDTPAPNVYNIPPVVGDKKSAPAYTISGRNKDPVDERVKNPGPGQYNNVNPESYKTHSPAYTISGRTNIPVDSTTPGPGVYSPEKVDLDYHPAHSFGIRHSQYAEHY; from the exons ATGGGAGGATTTACTCAACGTCCATGGACTCCAACAAAACGACGTGGCCCCATAGCCGCAGAATATAACAGTCCAGGCCCAGCATGTGTGTCTCTTCCATCTTACATAG GTAAAAAAACATCGGAATCAAAAAGTGGGCGAGCACCGGCTTTCAGTTTCGGTGCTAGACATAATGGCAAAATTGACAGCATCGGACCTGGTCCGGGTCAATATAACGTAACTGGTCTTAGTGCAAAAG GAAAAGATACGCCGCCAGCTGTTAGTTTGCACGGTCGTCCCAAAGAAGCCAAGCCTGAAAATTTCCCCGCACCTGGGGATTATGATCCTGATAAAGCCGAGAAAGTTATTCACGACAACGCACCGCGATATACTTTTGGTTTAAAGACAAATGTCGAAAAACCGTTGGACACACCAG CACCTAACGCCTATAAACCACTTCGAAGGTCGAACGCCCATCGCTATTCCTTTGGGAAAAGAACACCTTTACACAGGTTGTCAGATACTCCgg CACCCAATGTTTACAATGTACCAGaatccgaaaaaaaattgcatgaacATTCCCCAAAATACAGTTTCGGACTTAAAACTCCAATCGAAAAACCATCTGACACACCGG CGCCCAATGTTTACAACGTCCCAACGGCCGACAAGGTTTTACATGAAAATTCTCCCAAATACAGTTTTGGATGCAAGGTTCAGTTGGAAAAGCCTTCGGAAACACCCG CTCCCAATGTATACAATGTTCCAAATGCCGATAAAGTGTTACACGAGAATTCCCCTAGATACAGTTTTGGCAACAAAGTTCAATTGGAAAAGCCATCGGATACCCCTG CACCCAATGTGTACAACATTCCGCCAGTTGTTGGTGACAAAAAATCCGCACCTGCTTACACCATATCTGGAAGAAACAAGGACCCGGTTGACGAACGCGTAAAAAATCCGGGTCCAGGCCAATATAACAACGTCAATCCGGAAAGCTACAAAACTCATTCGCCTGCATACACCATAAGTGGGCGAACAAATATTCCAGTTGATTCCACAACTCCAGGGCCCGGAGTCTATTCTCCGGAAAAG GTGGATCTCGATTATCATCCTGCACACAGTTTTGGCATCAGGCACTCCCAATACGCAGagcattattaa
- the LOC662573 gene encoding ciliary microtubule associated protein 1A isoform X3: MGGFTQRPWTPTKRRGPIAAEYNSPGPACVSLPSYIGKKTSESKSGRAPAFSFGARHNGKIDSIGPGPGQYNVTGLSAKGKDTPPAVSLHGRPKEAKPENFPAPGDYDPDKAEKVIHDNAPRYTFGLKTNVEKPLDTPAPNVYNVPESEKKLHEHSPKYSFGLKTPIEKPSDTPAPNVYNVPTADKVLHENSPKYSFGCKVQLEKPSETPAPNVYNVPNADKVLHENSPRYSFGNKVQLEKPSDTPAPNVYNVPTSEKILHDNSPKYSFGNKVQLEKPLDTPAPNVYNIPPVVGDKKSAPAYTISGRNKDPVDERVKNPGPGQYNNVNPESYKTHSPAYTISGRTNIPVDSTTPGPGVYSPEKVTSHLINPPRHSFGIKHSPYLGSQNMFLRREKTSLLF; the protein is encoded by the exons ATGGGAGGATTTACTCAACGTCCATGGACTCCAACAAAACGACGTGGCCCCATAGCCGCAGAATATAACAGTCCAGGCCCAGCATGTGTGTCTCTTCCATCTTACATAG GTAAAAAAACATCGGAATCAAAAAGTGGGCGAGCACCGGCTTTCAGTTTCGGTGCTAGACATAATGGCAAAATTGACAGCATCGGACCTGGTCCGGGTCAATATAACGTAACTGGTCTTAGTGCAAAAG GAAAAGATACGCCGCCAGCTGTTAGTTTGCACGGTCGTCCCAAAGAAGCCAAGCCTGAAAATTTCCCCGCACCTGGGGATTATGATCCTGATAAAGCCGAGAAAGTTATTCACGACAACGCACCGCGATATACTTTTGGTTTAAAGACAAATGTCGAAAAACCGTTGGACACACCAG CACCCAATGTTTACAATGTACCAGaatccgaaaaaaaattgcatgaacATTCCCCAAAATACAGTTTCGGACTTAAAACTCCAATCGAAAAACCATCTGACACACCGG CGCCCAATGTTTACAACGTCCCAACGGCCGACAAGGTTTTACATGAAAATTCTCCCAAATACAGTTTTGGATGCAAGGTTCAGTTGGAAAAGCCTTCGGAAACACCCG CTCCCAATGTATACAATGTTCCAAATGCCGATAAAGTGTTACACGAGAATTCCCCTAGATACAGTTTTGGCAACAAAGTTCAATTGGAAAAGCCATCGGATACCCCTG CTCCAAATGTTTACAACGTGCCGACTTCCGAAAAGATCCTACACGATAATTCACCTAAATACAGTTTTGGAAATAAGGTTCAACTGGAAAAACCTTTGGACACTCCTG CACCCAATGTGTACAACATTCCGCCAGTTGTTGGTGACAAAAAATCCGCACCTGCTTACACCATATCTGGAAGAAACAAGGACCCGGTTGACGAACGCGTAAAAAATCCGGGTCCAGGCCAATATAACAACGTCAATCCGGAAAGCTACAAAACTCATTCGCCTGCATACACCATAAGTGGGCGAACAAATATTCCAGTTGATTCCACAACTCCAGGGCCCGGAGTCTATTCTCCGGAAAAG GTTACGTCTCATCTAATTAATCCACCTCGTCATTCCTTCGGTATTAAGCATTCTCCGTATTTGGGGTCACAAAATATGTTTCTAAGGCGGGAAAAAACGTCGCTGCttttctaa
- the LOC662573 gene encoding ciliary microtubule associated protein 1A isoform X5, translating into MGGFTQRPWTPTKRRGPIAAEYNSPGPACVSLPSYIGKKTSESKSGRAPAFSFGARHNGKIDSIGPGPGQYNVTGLSAKGKDTPPAVSLHGRPKEAKPENFPAPGDYDPDKAEKVIHDNAPRYTFGLKTNVEKPLDTPAPNAYKPLRRSNAHRYSFGKRTPLHRLSDTPAPNVYNVPESEKKLHEHSPKYSFGLKTPIEKPSDTPAPNVYNVPTADKVLHENSPKYSFGCKVQLEKPSETPAPNVYNVPNADKVLHENSPRYSFGNKVQLEKPSDTPAPNVYNIPPVVGDKKSAPAYTISGRNKDPVDERVKNPGPGQYNNVNPESYKTHSPAYTISGRTNIPVDSTTPGPGVYSPEKVTSHLINPPRHSFGIKHSPYLGSQNMFLRREKTSLLF; encoded by the exons ATGGGAGGATTTACTCAACGTCCATGGACTCCAACAAAACGACGTGGCCCCATAGCCGCAGAATATAACAGTCCAGGCCCAGCATGTGTGTCTCTTCCATCTTACATAG GTAAAAAAACATCGGAATCAAAAAGTGGGCGAGCACCGGCTTTCAGTTTCGGTGCTAGACATAATGGCAAAATTGACAGCATCGGACCTGGTCCGGGTCAATATAACGTAACTGGTCTTAGTGCAAAAG GAAAAGATACGCCGCCAGCTGTTAGTTTGCACGGTCGTCCCAAAGAAGCCAAGCCTGAAAATTTCCCCGCACCTGGGGATTATGATCCTGATAAAGCCGAGAAAGTTATTCACGACAACGCACCGCGATATACTTTTGGTTTAAAGACAAATGTCGAAAAACCGTTGGACACACCAG CACCTAACGCCTATAAACCACTTCGAAGGTCGAACGCCCATCGCTATTCCTTTGGGAAAAGAACACCTTTACACAGGTTGTCAGATACTCCgg CACCCAATGTTTACAATGTACCAGaatccgaaaaaaaattgcatgaacATTCCCCAAAATACAGTTTCGGACTTAAAACTCCAATCGAAAAACCATCTGACACACCGG CGCCCAATGTTTACAACGTCCCAACGGCCGACAAGGTTTTACATGAAAATTCTCCCAAATACAGTTTTGGATGCAAGGTTCAGTTGGAAAAGCCTTCGGAAACACCCG CTCCCAATGTATACAATGTTCCAAATGCCGATAAAGTGTTACACGAGAATTCCCCTAGATACAGTTTTGGCAACAAAGTTCAATTGGAAAAGCCATCGGATACCCCTG CACCCAATGTGTACAACATTCCGCCAGTTGTTGGTGACAAAAAATCCGCACCTGCTTACACCATATCTGGAAGAAACAAGGACCCGGTTGACGAACGCGTAAAAAATCCGGGTCCAGGCCAATATAACAACGTCAATCCGGAAAGCTACAAAACTCATTCGCCTGCATACACCATAAGTGGGCGAACAAATATTCCAGTTGATTCCACAACTCCAGGGCCCGGAGTCTATTCTCCGGAAAAG GTTACGTCTCATCTAATTAATCCACCTCGTCATTCCTTCGGTATTAAGCATTCTCCGTATTTGGGGTCACAAAATATGTTTCTAAGGCGGGAAAAAACGTCGCTGCttttctaa
- the LOC662573 gene encoding ciliary microtubule associated protein 1A isoform X8: MGGFTQRPWTPTKRRGPIAAEYNSPGPACVSLPSYIGKKTSESKSGRAPAFSFGARHNGKIDSIGPGPGQYNVTGLSAKGKDTPPAVSLHGRPKEAKPENFPAPGDYDPDKAEKVIHDNAPRYTFGLKTNVEKPLDTPAPNAYKPLRRSNAHRYSFGKRTPLHRLSDTPAPNVYNVPESEKKLHEHSPKYSFGLKTPIEKPSDTPAPNVYNVPTSEKILHDNSPKYSFGNKVQLEKPLDTPAPNVYNIPPVVGDKKSAPAYTISGRNKDPVDERVKNPGPGQYNNVNPESYKTHSPAYTISGRTNIPVDSTTPGPGVYSPEKVTSHLINPPRHSFGIKHSPYLGSQNMFLRREKTSLLF; encoded by the exons ATGGGAGGATTTACTCAACGTCCATGGACTCCAACAAAACGACGTGGCCCCATAGCCGCAGAATATAACAGTCCAGGCCCAGCATGTGTGTCTCTTCCATCTTACATAG GTAAAAAAACATCGGAATCAAAAAGTGGGCGAGCACCGGCTTTCAGTTTCGGTGCTAGACATAATGGCAAAATTGACAGCATCGGACCTGGTCCGGGTCAATATAACGTAACTGGTCTTAGTGCAAAAG GAAAAGATACGCCGCCAGCTGTTAGTTTGCACGGTCGTCCCAAAGAAGCCAAGCCTGAAAATTTCCCCGCACCTGGGGATTATGATCCTGATAAAGCCGAGAAAGTTATTCACGACAACGCACCGCGATATACTTTTGGTTTAAAGACAAATGTCGAAAAACCGTTGGACACACCAG CACCTAACGCCTATAAACCACTTCGAAGGTCGAACGCCCATCGCTATTCCTTTGGGAAAAGAACACCTTTACACAGGTTGTCAGATACTCCgg CACCCAATGTTTACAATGTACCAGaatccgaaaaaaaattgcatgaacATTCCCCAAAATACAGTTTCGGACTTAAAACTCCAATCGAAAAACCATCTGACACACCGG CTCCAAATGTTTACAACGTGCCGACTTCCGAAAAGATCCTACACGATAATTCACCTAAATACAGTTTTGGAAATAAGGTTCAACTGGAAAAACCTTTGGACACTCCTG CACCCAATGTGTACAACATTCCGCCAGTTGTTGGTGACAAAAAATCCGCACCTGCTTACACCATATCTGGAAGAAACAAGGACCCGGTTGACGAACGCGTAAAAAATCCGGGTCCAGGCCAATATAACAACGTCAATCCGGAAAGCTACAAAACTCATTCGCCTGCATACACCATAAGTGGGCGAACAAATATTCCAGTTGATTCCACAACTCCAGGGCCCGGAGTCTATTCTCCGGAAAAG GTTACGTCTCATCTAATTAATCCACCTCGTCATTCCTTCGGTATTAAGCATTCTCCGTATTTGGGGTCACAAAATATGTTTCTAAGGCGGGAAAAAACGTCGCTGCttttctaa
- the LOC662573 gene encoding ciliary microtubule associated protein 1A isoform X1, with amino-acid sequence MGGFTQRPWTPTKRRGPIAAEYNSPGPACVSLPSYIGKKTSESKSGRAPAFSFGARHNGKIDSIGPGPGQYNVTGLSAKGKDTPPAVSLHGRPKEAKPENFPAPGDYDPDKAEKVIHDNAPRYTFGLKTNVEKPLDTPAPNAYKPLRRSNAHRYSFGKRTPLHRLSDTPAPNVYNVPESEKKLHEHSPKYSFGLKTPIEKPSDTPAPNVYNVPTADKVLHENSPKYSFGCKVQLEKPSETPAPNVYNVPNADKVLHENSPRYSFGNKVQLEKPSDTPAPNVYNVPTSEKILHDNSPKYSFGNKVQLEKPLDTPAPNVYNIPPVVGDKKSAPAYTISGRNKDPVDERVKNPGPGQYNNVNPESYKTHSPAYTISGRTNIPVDSTTPGPGVYSPEKVTSHLINPPRHSFGIKHSPYLGSQNMFLRREKTSLLF; translated from the exons ATGGGAGGATTTACTCAACGTCCATGGACTCCAACAAAACGACGTGGCCCCATAGCCGCAGAATATAACAGTCCAGGCCCAGCATGTGTGTCTCTTCCATCTTACATAG GTAAAAAAACATCGGAATCAAAAAGTGGGCGAGCACCGGCTTTCAGTTTCGGTGCTAGACATAATGGCAAAATTGACAGCATCGGACCTGGTCCGGGTCAATATAACGTAACTGGTCTTAGTGCAAAAG GAAAAGATACGCCGCCAGCTGTTAGTTTGCACGGTCGTCCCAAAGAAGCCAAGCCTGAAAATTTCCCCGCACCTGGGGATTATGATCCTGATAAAGCCGAGAAAGTTATTCACGACAACGCACCGCGATATACTTTTGGTTTAAAGACAAATGTCGAAAAACCGTTGGACACACCAG CACCTAACGCCTATAAACCACTTCGAAGGTCGAACGCCCATCGCTATTCCTTTGGGAAAAGAACACCTTTACACAGGTTGTCAGATACTCCgg CACCCAATGTTTACAATGTACCAGaatccgaaaaaaaattgcatgaacATTCCCCAAAATACAGTTTCGGACTTAAAACTCCAATCGAAAAACCATCTGACACACCGG CGCCCAATGTTTACAACGTCCCAACGGCCGACAAGGTTTTACATGAAAATTCTCCCAAATACAGTTTTGGATGCAAGGTTCAGTTGGAAAAGCCTTCGGAAACACCCG CTCCCAATGTATACAATGTTCCAAATGCCGATAAAGTGTTACACGAGAATTCCCCTAGATACAGTTTTGGCAACAAAGTTCAATTGGAAAAGCCATCGGATACCCCTG CTCCAAATGTTTACAACGTGCCGACTTCCGAAAAGATCCTACACGATAATTCACCTAAATACAGTTTTGGAAATAAGGTTCAACTGGAAAAACCTTTGGACACTCCTG CACCCAATGTGTACAACATTCCGCCAGTTGTTGGTGACAAAAAATCCGCACCTGCTTACACCATATCTGGAAGAAACAAGGACCCGGTTGACGAACGCGTAAAAAATCCGGGTCCAGGCCAATATAACAACGTCAATCCGGAAAGCTACAAAACTCATTCGCCTGCATACACCATAAGTGGGCGAACAAATATTCCAGTTGATTCCACAACTCCAGGGCCCGGAGTCTATTCTCCGGAAAAG GTTACGTCTCATCTAATTAATCCACCTCGTCATTCCTTCGGTATTAAGCATTCTCCGTATTTGGGGTCACAAAATATGTTTCTAAGGCGGGAAAAAACGTCGCTGCttttctaa
- the LOC662573 gene encoding ciliary microtubule associated protein 1A isoform X4: MGGFTQRPWTPTKRRGPIAAEYNSPGPACVSLPSYIGKKTSESKSGRAPAFSFGARHNGKIDSIGPGPGQYNVTGLSAKGKDTPPAVSLHGRPKEAKPENFPAPGDYDPDKAEKVIHDNAPRYTFGLKTNVEKPLDTPAPNAYKPLRRSNAHRYSFGKRTPLHRLSDTPAPNVYNVPESEKKLHEHSPKYSFGLKTPIEKPSDTPAPNVYNVPTADKVLHENSPKYSFGCKVQLEKPSETPAPNVYNVPTSEKILHDNSPKYSFGNKVQLEKPLDTPAPNVYNIPPVVGDKKSAPAYTISGRNKDPVDERVKNPGPGQYNNVNPESYKTHSPAYTISGRTNIPVDSTTPGPGVYSPEKVTSHLINPPRHSFGIKHSPYLGSQNMFLRREKTSLLF, encoded by the exons ATGGGAGGATTTACTCAACGTCCATGGACTCCAACAAAACGACGTGGCCCCATAGCCGCAGAATATAACAGTCCAGGCCCAGCATGTGTGTCTCTTCCATCTTACATAG GTAAAAAAACATCGGAATCAAAAAGTGGGCGAGCACCGGCTTTCAGTTTCGGTGCTAGACATAATGGCAAAATTGACAGCATCGGACCTGGTCCGGGTCAATATAACGTAACTGGTCTTAGTGCAAAAG GAAAAGATACGCCGCCAGCTGTTAGTTTGCACGGTCGTCCCAAAGAAGCCAAGCCTGAAAATTTCCCCGCACCTGGGGATTATGATCCTGATAAAGCCGAGAAAGTTATTCACGACAACGCACCGCGATATACTTTTGGTTTAAAGACAAATGTCGAAAAACCGTTGGACACACCAG CACCTAACGCCTATAAACCACTTCGAAGGTCGAACGCCCATCGCTATTCCTTTGGGAAAAGAACACCTTTACACAGGTTGTCAGATACTCCgg CACCCAATGTTTACAATGTACCAGaatccgaaaaaaaattgcatgaacATTCCCCAAAATACAGTTTCGGACTTAAAACTCCAATCGAAAAACCATCTGACACACCGG CGCCCAATGTTTACAACGTCCCAACGGCCGACAAGGTTTTACATGAAAATTCTCCCAAATACAGTTTTGGATGCAAGGTTCAGTTGGAAAAGCCTTCGGAAACACCCG CTCCAAATGTTTACAACGTGCCGACTTCCGAAAAGATCCTACACGATAATTCACCTAAATACAGTTTTGGAAATAAGGTTCAACTGGAAAAACCTTTGGACACTCCTG CACCCAATGTGTACAACATTCCGCCAGTTGTTGGTGACAAAAAATCCGCACCTGCTTACACCATATCTGGAAGAAACAAGGACCCGGTTGACGAACGCGTAAAAAATCCGGGTCCAGGCCAATATAACAACGTCAATCCGGAAAGCTACAAAACTCATTCGCCTGCATACACCATAAGTGGGCGAACAAATATTCCAGTTGATTCCACAACTCCAGGGCCCGGAGTCTATTCTCCGGAAAAG GTTACGTCTCATCTAATTAATCCACCTCGTCATTCCTTCGGTATTAAGCATTCTCCGTATTTGGGGTCACAAAATATGTTTCTAAGGCGGGAAAAAACGTCGCTGCttttctaa
- the LOC662573 gene encoding ciliary microtubule associated protein 1A isoform X2, with protein MGGFTQRPWTPTKRRGPIAAEYNSPGPACVSLPSYIGKKTSESKSGRAPAFSFGARHNGKIDSIGPGPGQYNVTGLSAKGKDTPPAVSLHGRPKEAKPENFPAPGDYDPDKAEKVIHDNAPRYTFGLKTNVEKPLDTPAPNAYKPLRRSNAHRYSFGKRTPLHRLSDTPAPNVYNVPESEKKLHEHSPKYSFGLKTPIEKPSDTPAPNVYNVPTADKVLHENSPKYSFGCKVQLEKPSETPAPNVYNVPNADKVLHENSPRYSFGNKVQLEKPSDTPAPNVYNVPTSEKILHDNSPKYSFGNKVQLEKPLDTPAPNVYNIPPVVGDKKSAPAYTISGRNKDPVDERVKNPGPGQYNNVNPESYKTHSPAYTISGRTNIPVDSTTPGPGVYSPEKVDLDYHPAHSFGIRHSQYAEHY; from the exons ATGGGAGGATTTACTCAACGTCCATGGACTCCAACAAAACGACGTGGCCCCATAGCCGCAGAATATAACAGTCCAGGCCCAGCATGTGTGTCTCTTCCATCTTACATAG GTAAAAAAACATCGGAATCAAAAAGTGGGCGAGCACCGGCTTTCAGTTTCGGTGCTAGACATAATGGCAAAATTGACAGCATCGGACCTGGTCCGGGTCAATATAACGTAACTGGTCTTAGTGCAAAAG GAAAAGATACGCCGCCAGCTGTTAGTTTGCACGGTCGTCCCAAAGAAGCCAAGCCTGAAAATTTCCCCGCACCTGGGGATTATGATCCTGATAAAGCCGAGAAAGTTATTCACGACAACGCACCGCGATATACTTTTGGTTTAAAGACAAATGTCGAAAAACCGTTGGACACACCAG CACCTAACGCCTATAAACCACTTCGAAGGTCGAACGCCCATCGCTATTCCTTTGGGAAAAGAACACCTTTACACAGGTTGTCAGATACTCCgg CACCCAATGTTTACAATGTACCAGaatccgaaaaaaaattgcatgaacATTCCCCAAAATACAGTTTCGGACTTAAAACTCCAATCGAAAAACCATCTGACACACCGG CGCCCAATGTTTACAACGTCCCAACGGCCGACAAGGTTTTACATGAAAATTCTCCCAAATACAGTTTTGGATGCAAGGTTCAGTTGGAAAAGCCTTCGGAAACACCCG CTCCCAATGTATACAATGTTCCAAATGCCGATAAAGTGTTACACGAGAATTCCCCTAGATACAGTTTTGGCAACAAAGTTCAATTGGAAAAGCCATCGGATACCCCTG CTCCAAATGTTTACAACGTGCCGACTTCCGAAAAGATCCTACACGATAATTCACCTAAATACAGTTTTGGAAATAAGGTTCAACTGGAAAAACCTTTGGACACTCCTG CACCCAATGTGTACAACATTCCGCCAGTTGTTGGTGACAAAAAATCCGCACCTGCTTACACCATATCTGGAAGAAACAAGGACCCGGTTGACGAACGCGTAAAAAATCCGGGTCCAGGCCAATATAACAACGTCAATCCGGAAAGCTACAAAACTCATTCGCCTGCATACACCATAAGTGGGCGAACAAATATTCCAGTTGATTCCACAACTCCAGGGCCCGGAGTCTATTCTCCGGAAAAG GTGGATCTCGATTATCATCCTGCACACAGTTTTGGCATCAGGCACTCCCAATACGCAGagcattattaa
- the LOC662573 gene encoding ciliary microtubule associated protein 1A isoform X7, with amino-acid sequence MGGFTQRPWTPTKRRGPIAAEYNSPGPACVSLPSYIGKKTSESKSGRAPAFSFGARHNGKIDSIGPGPGQYNVTGLSAKGKDTPPAVSLHGRPKEAKPENFPAPGDYDPDKAEKVIHDNAPRYTFGLKTNVEKPLDTPAPNVYNVPTADKVLHENSPKYSFGCKVQLEKPSETPAPNVYNVPNADKVLHENSPRYSFGNKVQLEKPSDTPAPNVYNVPTSEKILHDNSPKYSFGNKVQLEKPLDTPAPNVYNIPPVVGDKKSAPAYTISGRNKDPVDERVKNPGPGQYNNVNPESYKTHSPAYTISGRTNIPVDSTTPGPGVYSPEKVTSHLINPPRHSFGIKHSPYLGSQNMFLRREKTSLLF; translated from the exons ATGGGAGGATTTACTCAACGTCCATGGACTCCAACAAAACGACGTGGCCCCATAGCCGCAGAATATAACAGTCCAGGCCCAGCATGTGTGTCTCTTCCATCTTACATAG GTAAAAAAACATCGGAATCAAAAAGTGGGCGAGCACCGGCTTTCAGTTTCGGTGCTAGACATAATGGCAAAATTGACAGCATCGGACCTGGTCCGGGTCAATATAACGTAACTGGTCTTAGTGCAAAAG GAAAAGATACGCCGCCAGCTGTTAGTTTGCACGGTCGTCCCAAAGAAGCCAAGCCTGAAAATTTCCCCGCACCTGGGGATTATGATCCTGATAAAGCCGAGAAAGTTATTCACGACAACGCACCGCGATATACTTTTGGTTTAAAGACAAATGTCGAAAAACCGTTGGACACACCAG CGCCCAATGTTTACAACGTCCCAACGGCCGACAAGGTTTTACATGAAAATTCTCCCAAATACAGTTTTGGATGCAAGGTTCAGTTGGAAAAGCCTTCGGAAACACCCG CTCCCAATGTATACAATGTTCCAAATGCCGATAAAGTGTTACACGAGAATTCCCCTAGATACAGTTTTGGCAACAAAGTTCAATTGGAAAAGCCATCGGATACCCCTG CTCCAAATGTTTACAACGTGCCGACTTCCGAAAAGATCCTACACGATAATTCACCTAAATACAGTTTTGGAAATAAGGTTCAACTGGAAAAACCTTTGGACACTCCTG CACCCAATGTGTACAACATTCCGCCAGTTGTTGGTGACAAAAAATCCGCACCTGCTTACACCATATCTGGAAGAAACAAGGACCCGGTTGACGAACGCGTAAAAAATCCGGGTCCAGGCCAATATAACAACGTCAATCCGGAAAGCTACAAAACTCATTCGCCTGCATACACCATAAGTGGGCGAACAAATATTCCAGTTGATTCCACAACTCCAGGGCCCGGAGTCTATTCTCCGGAAAAG GTTACGTCTCATCTAATTAATCCACCTCGTCATTCCTTCGGTATTAAGCATTCTCCGTATTTGGGGTCACAAAATATGTTTCTAAGGCGGGAAAAAACGTCGCTGCttttctaa